A single region of the Penaeus monodon isolate SGIC_2016 chromosome 18, NSTDA_Pmon_1, whole genome shotgun sequence genome encodes:
- the LOC119584484 gene encoding transmembrane protease serine 9-like — protein sequence MGPFASLLLAATFTLVLGNGRQPSRSASFDNFVQLRTTNGKCGGEAVLADGQTVKIEGGRRIWKNRMCAWSVSSTDPGTNFEVRCPVFDLPWSEGCKRSRLMVGDGTGNSDTLCGRGGKHLVLKSNRMWVSYLHRKRGKAKGFQCTVTAVRGNKIAALLHGAVGPKMPALTDEQLKRKTAEFHSEPSPWTTCECGIRGNGSLEYPWLASIKLNYDDYNGTSGFGVTTLYSYCSAAVINSRYLLTAAKCVTDEHGLAIAAEALDVGLGNYDVPIDGLVGTEQVFQVEEVIIHPNYSDLQVDIALLKIPEELNITKYTPVCLVSDPNENLIGKTGLMIGLDYLTGLWDQEVPIVNSTECEDLEKLCARFPGNGMSICLGDMGGPLHVQKETKFYQAGIAVYGYDCELVGTERPYTNVALYYQWIISNTADALSCEENAASVI from the exons ATGGGTCCCTTCGCTTCCTTGCTCCTG GCTGCCACTTTCACTCTCGTGTTGGGAAATGGCAGACAGCCAAGTCGTTCTGCGTCGTTCGATAATTTCGTCCAGCTGAGAACAACCAATGGGAAATGTGGAGGCGAGGCA GTCCTCGCAGACGGACAAACGGTTAAAATTGAAGGCGGTCGCAGGATTTGGAAAAACAGAATGTGTGCGTGGTCAGTGTCGAGTACAGATCCTGGCACAAACTTCGAGGTCCGGTGTCCTGTTTTCGACCTTCCTTGGAGCGAGGGATGCAAAAGGTCAAGGCTGATGGTTGGAGATGGCACAGGAAACTCGGACACACTATGCGGTCGCGGAGGAAAGCATCTAGTCCTGAAGTCAAACAGAATGTGGGTTTCCTACCTTCATCGCAAGAGAGGGAAGGCCAAAGGATTCCAGTGCACGGTAACAGCTGTGCGAGGCAATAAAATAGCAGCCTTGCTTCATGGTGCTGTTGGCCCAAAGATGCCAGCATTAACAGATGAACAGCTAAAGAGAAAAACGGCAGAATTCCATTCTGAACCCTCACCATGGACAACGTGTGAGTGTGGCATCCGTGGCAATGGCAGCCTTGAGTATCCTTGGTTAGCAAGTATCAAGTTAAATTATGATGATTACAACGGCACTTCTGGCTTTGGGGTGACCACCCTCTATTCCTACTGCAGTGCAGCGGTCATCAATAGCAGGTACCTTCTTACGGCAGCCAAATGTGTGACCGATGAGCACGGATTGGCAATCGCAGCGGAAGCCTTGGATGTCGGCCTGGGGAATTATGACGTGCCAATTGATGGTCTTGTTGGCACTGAGCAGGTGTTCCAAGTAGAGGAAGTTATCATTCACCCCAATTACTCGGACCTGCAAGTGGACATCGCCCTCCTCAAGATTCCTGAGGAACTGAACATTACGAAGTACACACCTGTCTGTCTGGTTAGTGATCCAAATGAAAATCTCATAGGCAAGACCGGCCTTATGATTGGACTGGACTACTTGACGGGGCTTTGGGATCAGGAAGTGCCTATTGTCAATTCTACAGAATGTGAAGATCTAGAGAAGCTTTGCGCTAGATTCCCTGGTAACGGAATGTCCATCTGCCTTGGGGACATGGGTGGCCCATTGCACGTTCAGAAAGAGACGAAGTTCTACCAGGCAGGCATTGCCGTCTATGGATATGACTGTGAGTTGGTTGGCACGGAAAGGCCTTATACCAATGTTGCTCTCTATTACCAGTGGATCATCAGTAACACCGCCGATGCTTTGTCCTGTGAGGAAAACGCCGCTTCTGTGATATAG
- the LOC119584483 gene encoding uncharacterized protein LOC119584483 — protein sequence MGDDLHTRLGHDPNSNLKEDLEEDDEQLEELLFAAYRVALPLMIVGGILVTTLSLVVLTRPRLRATHVNTYFLLLASADLVIFVVSVATAVTLNGCELYSYDFALYFAHFFFTLFYIVQTFSMYVILWISYDRFLAVWDFKRFHEIQKPGVLRVRLVGTLLVVVLIHMKHLFEVEITCVNEENQVVEAPGPCSDGVWVINDGLHFLYRKDLWRQVFWVLRGLLVLVIPIVLVVVLNGGIVVALVCRRASNTAATARTRGRDLSRIYTILAISATFIACTVPSLVHATFYAENIVRCHGPYGEEVLRAVANFLLLFEHVTHFVILSFCELFWAELKRVLRGIRHSLKSGAHKVASGPSRWLAPEATAGPPSPPPSVPPRPDSVVSGSVFIISQPEVTINVQGPAADDEAHSPAGGDVAKLQDLPQTTSSLATLKLPPGKSPTASMVTLEEDL from the exons ATGGGCGACGACCTCCACACACGACTGGGACACGACCCCAACTCGAACCTGAAGGAGGACCTGGAGGAGGACGACGAACAGCTGGAGGAACTGCTGTTTGCCGCCTACCGAGTCGCCTTGCCCTTGATGATCGTGGGCGGCATCCTGGTGACGACCTTAAGTCTGGTGGTCCTTACGAGGCCGAGACTTAGAGCCACGCATGTCAACAC GTACTTCCTGCTGCTGGCGTCGGCGGACCTCGTGATCTTCGTGGTGAGCGTCGCCACCGCCGTCACGCTCAACGGCTGCGAGCTCTACTCCTACGACTTCGCCCTCTACTTCGCCCACTTCTTCTTCACGCTCTTCTACATTGTCCAGACGTTTAGCATGTACGTCATACTGTGGATCTCCTACGACCGCTTCCTCGCCGTGTGGGACTTCAAGCGCTTCCACGAGATCCAGAAGCCCGGCGTCCTGCGCGTGCGCCTCGTGGGCACGCTGCTGGTGGTCGTCCTGATCCATATGAAGCACCTGTTCGAGGTCGAGATCACCTGCGTGAACGAGGAGAACCAGGTTGTGGAGGCGCCGGGGCCCTGCAGCGACGGGGTGTGGGTCATCAACGACGGCCTGCACTTCCTGTACCGCAAGGACCTGTGGCGCCAGGTGTTCTGGGTGTTGCGCGGGCTGCTGGTGCTCGTCATCCCCATCGTGCTGGTGGTGGTCCTCAACGGCGGCATCGTGGTGGCACTCGTCTGCCGCCGCGCCAGCAACACGGCGGCGACGGCCAGGACGCGCGGCCGCGACCTCTCCCGCATCTACACCATCCTCGCCATCTCCGCCACCTTCATCGCCTGCACCGTGCCGTCGCTCGTGCACGCCACCTTTTACGCCGAGAACATCGTTCGCTGCCACGGTCCCTACGGGGAGGAGGTCCTCCGCGCCGTCGCCAACTTTCTGCTGCTGTTCGAGCACGTCACGCACTTCGTCATCTTGTCCTTCTGCGAGCTCTTCTGGGCGGAGCTGAAGCGCGTCCTTCGGGGCATCCGCCACAGTCTGAAGAGCGGCGCGCACAAGGTCGCATCCGGCCCCTCTCGCTGGCTCGCTCCCGAGGCGACCGCGGGGCCCCCCTCACcgcctccttccgtccctccgcGGCCGGACTCGGTCGTCTCTGGCTCGGTCTTCATCATATCGCAGCCGGAAGTCACAATCAACGTCCAGGGTCCCGCGGCGGACGACGAGGCTCACTCTCCTGCCGGCGGCGACGTGGCCAAGCTGCAGGACTTGCCGCAGACGACCTCCTCGCTCGCCACGCTGAAGCTGCCTCCAGGGAAGTCCCCCACGGCCTCCATGGTCACTCTAGAGGAAGATCTCTGA